cctaatattGCCCGTGTAGGCAATTCCTTCCATGAAATGGACAGGATGGTACTGAAACAGAGAACTCCTAAAGTCTGTTTAATGACTTCACATCTGAATGCACAAACAATTCTAGAGGCGTATAAAACTCTTTGGTCACTCTGCTTGATGCCCAAGTACATCAAGGAGGTATTTcactattttaaaagcataaaattaCATTGCTgaaaatatataatgtataaaaatatacaattaTTGCTGGAAAAGATGGAAGTGAAGCTTTATCCTAAAAGGGCTGTGGGACTGAACCCTTCTTGATATGACCGCCCCTTAGTatcaaagggaaaagggaatgagacagagaagaaagcagatgtAAATTACTCAGACTGTGCTACAGATGTGAAGGCTGTAAAAAACGGGTGGAACAACAGTGAATAGGGCAGAAACCTGACATCCAGGAGCTGAGGCAGAGACTACACTAAACAAGGGTGCATGCATCAGTCACGTTTATTGGTGCATCGACAATTTTTGCAGTTTAAGTCACGTGTTTAAGGAAACATATTATTCCAAATGGTCTGCACTGATGGTACATGAAGTGGAACGTTGTATTACAGTGGTAACTAAGACTTGAGAATCACTTGCTAACACCATTTGCTCTGCTGCAGTAGGGATGCGTGCTGCTGACATAGCCAAGTCCTCGCTCGATATCTGCTGAGCGTGTAAACTCAGGCCAACTGTTAAAGTGCTGTTAAATCCATGAGATGTGCATCTCTTCCTACAATACAAAGCGTTTGTGAAAGGCCACGTGATGTGGGTGTCAGGCTCTTCTTATTTAAAGAAGGGTTTTAGTGCTGGTGAAGTGGCCAGGTGGGCACCGGGAAAGTGAAGTTCTTCACTTAATCCAAGATCTGGTACAGGCAAGGAAGCCAACAGGAACAATGCAGCTTCTACCAAGCCCACCTCTGAAGTAAGGATTTCAGTTTCCAGTGCCCAGGTAACTGCTGACCTCTGTGCTGAAGCGTTCAGTGAGGAAATTGGTGGTTAACTTCAATCTCTATGGGAATAAGTGGCATTGGTAAGGACACGTAGCCATAGCTTACAGGCTTTGTGGATGGGCATGGGCTGCCTGCCACCACCTGAGCCCACCGCACGTCTATTCTGAAGTATCTGTAACTAATAACAGTTCAGTGCAAATGTATCAGTGATGCTCAGAAATtcaccccactgctgccaggaTCCCATTTTTGTGGTACTTCCACAGCTGTATCATTAAGGGCAGATAAACGCTGCTAAACCCCTAATGTCCCATTCTTTCAGAAGTACAACTGCCCATTTTAATGTAGTTCAggagctcctccagctctgtgcacaTCCCTGCTTATTGGCTCTTTGAAACAGTCTGCGGGCACATAATAACATCAGCGTTTACCAACACAAATTACAGCTGTCCCGTTGATAGTTTGTAAACCAAagggattttattttccaggcaACTAAACAAAACATCCAAGCGGTGACACCGAGGCATCTCCCTCACACGGACCTCCTGCTCTGTTAGTGGGTTTGCAATGCAGACATGATAAAGCAAAGCTGAACGCTCTGGATTCAATACAACtgatttttcaatttaaaaatactcCAACTGAGCAATAATCCCCCAGAAGTATTTGGACACGCTTTCAGGAATCCACCCAAGGTACAAGGCTAAAAAATTCTAAGTGTTGCTCCCGAAAGTCCACGCCGTTGCAAACGTGGCAGACAATAAATACCTATCTTCCTCTTCTACAGCACTTTTGTTTCGAAGACACCCAAAGTACACCTCTCTGAGGTAGGTATTGTCCATGTAACAGATGGCAAATGGCGAGGAACAGCTCCTTGCCCGAGGCACCTCACCTCTTCAGTGTGAAAGCTGAGAACATGATTTAGGGTCGATAGTCTCTTGGTCTCATTCCTAGACAGCATTTTGCCTCAAGTCGTTGTATCAGTGTAATCTTCAAGTTCCCTCTTTAGGTTCATAAGCATCAGCTTCTTGAGGGCTGTTGGTAgtgatttgttttttctcatgatGGATGAAAAGCAAAGTGTGGTTTAACACCGCAAGCTAAGTGGTTTTCTATTGGAAACTCCCAACAGTATGAACGTGTGttttaatactgaaataaaaagaaagctggTCCATAGTGCTTTTGGCAATTCTATTCTTTATCCTTAATTATTCTTGCCTCAATTTAGCAAAGCACTTGGCAATTATGCTCTGTTTCCTGTGAGATCCCCTCAGTGTCTCAAGGTCCAACTCAGGTGAGAACTTCAGTGAAATATGCTGCCTACAGAAAACAGGATCTTCTGCGCCAGTTCAGCTACATGCCTCAGTGAACGGAGGCCCTTAAAACTAAGGttgatttcatttggaaagcGGGTTTGCTTCTGCCTCAAACTGAAGATGCACGTTCCTGCTCTCCATTTGTAGAAGAGCAAGAGAGGTAACTTGAAACAGAGTGATAGAAGGCTAAGAACATTGTAAAATTCCTTAAAACAAACGTGTATTACAGgcattacaaaggaaaaaaaataaatcccctTCAGTACTACGCACCTATACAGCACCTTTTAAGAGACCTCAAAGCACTTACTGTTAAGCTCACAACCTTGCTGTGAGGTAAGATTGATGAAATCAATTCCACCTTCCCTGATTCTGAGCAGTATGAGAAGTAGGGCACTTCACCCAGCTTGTTTTGTTCTGACAGTTCAACTGCATCCTTCATTATCTGAATTAAAGTCTTCCTCCTGAACAGTCACTGGTGACAAATCAAACACGTTAAGGCAGAATGCAGATGAAGAAACCTCGAGCCTCCCTTCTGGATTACTACTCCATCCTTCTAAAAAGGGTAAGACTTCTTACCAGCAAAAACAACTGAGAACTATACCTTAAAGTGCTAATTTACAGTATTTGGAATCTGCTACAGCTTAGTAACACTGTGGCCACGAGATCAGCTACAGCCAAACAAAGACCATTCCAATGTATTAAACAGATGCAAATTAAGATACTTCCCTAATTACTGCATTTCCCTCCTGCCAGAATTTGAGATATTGTTAAGGAGAACCCAAGTATTCCAAGTAACATGCCTATGTTCCGATGCAGTGTAAACACCAAGGGGCTGATAGTTATTTTCCAAGCAACTAAAAACTACCTATGGAGGATTAATAAGGTTATTCAACACTTAACCACCTACTCGTTAATTTTAAGAAGGCTATCTTAAAGCTTAAAGGccacttctttctctaaagCCGTGACTTCACACAAACAATACATTCTACTTCTGATAGTAACATAGTGTAGGGCAGCTTTAGGGATGCTCTTCCCACTAAAAACTGGGCACCCCACGAGCAGTTTCCCCTGGAAGGGCCGCTTCTATGCAAAGAGTCTATTTTTTAGTATAAATAGTGCTGATACATACATTTCCTAAACCCTTAATTTAATTACCCTGAAAACATAATACAGAGAGATTAATTCAGTAATTTAGAGGCTCGTTTTTCACCCCAGCATTGGACAAGCCTGGTTCCATATGGCCGCTCGGAGCACGCACTCAAAGAGAAGATGATTTCAGAAATCAGGTTGTAGCTGCCAGTGTGCAACCCCTGCCCAATGACCCTAAATTAGCATGCGAGAAGATAACCTATTCCAAATAACCACACCAAACCCGTGCGCCTTGGCCATCGTTGagttcatttgcttttcaagcTCTGTGAACGGAATCCTGTGATTACATACAGCTTATCTGGAAATCCAGAATTTTATTCCGGATGAGTGAGGTAGTAGATGTAACCATCCTCATGCAGGCCTCACACCTCCCCGAAGTTGGTGTGTCCCGTCTCCTTGGCGTGTTCTCTGGCTTCCACTTGTCCTGTCAGTCCCTTCTGGCACACCATGCACCTCAGCGTGAAGCGATTCACGTCGGTGAACTGCCTCTTCCGTCTGGCTTCGTCTGCCAGCTCCAAGGCTTGTGCCAGAACAACATCATCGGTGGTAGAGAAAATGGTCTGGGGAGGAACGTCCGAGTCGGGGATTTTACGCTCGAGCGGATCGTAATGAATCCCATCGTAGATCAACAGGACCCGCTTGGTGTACCCGGCATCCTCCCCGAAGCGATCGATCCGGACCGTCTGCGTGTCCACCACGCAGATTTCACACTGATAAAACTTGGATAAGATGGAAACCTCGATGGCTCCCCCCCACGTTTCCTCTCTCCGGATCCATTCGCAGTACTCCCTGTTGGTTTTCCCCAGCACCGCCTCGCAGTACGCCTCGGGATCGCTGGCTACGATCTGAGCGATGAGGCTGCGCATCTCCGGGGCACAGCCGGGGTCGTACACACCGCCCTCCACCACGTAGTACACGCTGGTGAACAGACACGAGTTATCAGCCGGCACCACCCTCCTGGCCAGCACCGGCACCGCTTCCCTCACCGCCATCGTCCGCTTGGCCACGACTGGAGAGCCGGCGCTGGGCTTGGACGTGTCCTCCTCCACGATGAGCGTGTCCCCTGGCACACAGAGGGGAGAGCTGAGCACAGACGCGGATCGGCACACAACTGAATCGTTAAGGTCAGAAAGGAACCGAGAGCTCACGCCCAACCACCAACCCGTCCCCACCGAACCCCGAGTGCCGCATCTCTGCGGTTCTCCAGCACCCCCAGGGCGGCGACCCACCGCCTGGCCCGACGCGCCGCGCCACAGCCTCTCTTAATTAGGCTAATTGCAGCCCGCGGGACAGCGGAGATCATAAAGCGCAGGCGCTGCCGCCCAGCAGGCCTCACCCGAGTGGATGCCCAGCTCGCCCAGCCGCCGCTCGCCGTCGCTGAGGTCGAGGCTCCGCGGAGGGAAGCCGAGGAGCAGCCGCTGGGCCGGGGCGGGGACGCCGGTGAGGGCGGCCAGAGCGGCCTGCATGTCGCGGAGACGGGAGTGTGCCGTGAGGCCGGGCAGCGGCTGGGTGCCGCTCCGGGCCTTGCAGCGCAGCCGCAACATCCTTCGCGCGGccggcgccgccgcccccctcttcctcctccttctcctcccccgccccgcccggccgcgGCCGCTTCCGCCCCGGCCCAGCGCCCGCTGGTTCTCGCGAGAGCACTTTTGGCGCTGCCTCATTGGGCGCTGGGCCGTGGCCAATAGCGGCGTCGCCAGAGCGGGCGGCGCGCGCCGCGGCCGGTGTCGATCTTATTTGCATGCAGGGCGCGCCTGGGGTTGTGGCGTAGCGCCGTTCTCCCGCCCGCTTGCCGGGGCGCGATTTACATCTCATTTGCATGCAGCGCGGCGGCGCGGAGCCATGGCGGCGGCGTACCGGCACGGCGGCAGCGCGCCGCGGGGCAGAGCCGGGGCCCAGCGCGGCGGAGAGAAGAAGTGCTGTGAGTAGCGGGGTGAAACTGCGCGGGGAGCGCTTTTCgcggaggaaaagaaaaagcggTTGGCGGATTCGCTTAACAAAACGCGCGGTTCCCACCGCACGCGTGGATTTGACTGCGCGCGGTGGAGCCGCGCTATCCCGGTGCCCTTCGCGCTGCTGACAGCCTCAGCCCAGCGTCGCTGCAGCCCCGCTGTCTCCTGACCTCCTGTTTTCCGTGACCATCTGCTTAAACCCATGTTTTCTTCCATCCTCaaaccatttttcttctgcccttGGCAGCCCGTGCCTCCTGGGTAAATATTTGTCCCGCCGAGAGCCGCATTAGCTCCATTAGCTGCAGCAGGTGCACCGCTGCTAATCACTTTCATTAGCTAACACCGCTTGCAGCACTCATTAGGGGCCAGGAGCCAGCTGCGGGGTGGCCGGGTCTGTCCATGCCCTGGACTCCACGCTACCATTTTCCTGCAGCGTGGGCATCCTACATGACCAACTCGCCCACCCTCATCGTGATGATTGGGCTGCCCGCCCGTGGCAAGACCTACGTCTCCAAGAAGCTGACGCGGTACCTCAACTGGATCGGGGTCCCCACCCGAGGtgtgtgaccccacagcccctgcccACGGGTGGGAGGGTGTCGGTGGGCGCCCATCTCAGCACTGTGTTGTTTTGTGTCCCCAGTGTTCAACTTAGGGGTGTATCGCCGGGAAGCTGTCAAGTCCTACAAATCCTATGACTTCTTCAGGCACGATAACAAAGAGGCGATGGAGATCCGCAAGTGAGTTGGTGTCACAGGGCTGTGCAGATGGCCCGCGGTCTGCTTAGGCTTGGGGATGGCAGCTCGTGTGTTTCTGTAGCACAAAATAATGTTGAATGCTACAGAAGGAGATAGTGCACTGCATCCTGCCAAGGGATCTGTGCATGGGAATGTTGTTGGCATCAGGAGAAATAGATGGAAAGGAGGGGCTCTGTGCACCCGGAGGAGCAGGGAATGTGGGGTACTTTGGGTGCCGTTCCTGTGGGATTTCCCAGGTGTGGATTTTTGCCCTCAGAGGTTGTACTGTGAGATGGCTTTTtgagggcagtggggctgggggtctgTGTGGAGCCTCAACTGGtggaggcagcagtgggggcaTTGCTAGGGCAGGGATGGGAACATGGGAAAATGGGGATTTAAACGGAGTTCAGCTCTATAGAGCCCCCAGGAGTTGGAAAGAAGCGAGGCTGAGTGCCTCATCTGTGGAGAGAACAGACAGCTGAATTCGTCCCTATCTCAGAGACTCAGAGGACCTCCAATCTGAATGCCCTGCACCTCCTCTGACACTGCATTTCTCTCCTGCAGACGATGTGCCTTGGTGGCCCTGCAGGACGTGAAGGCGTACCTCCTGGAGGAGTGTGGACAGATAGCTGTAAGGCTCTTCCCAGCCAAACACACCACGGGGACTTTATATCTGGGTTGTTCAAAGCTGCCCAGAGCATTGGGGAACCCAGTTGAAATCCCAAATCATTTGGGGCTGCTTTAGAAGCTGTAGATAAACTTTCTCATTGCCACTTATTTCCTGGTAGGTGTTTGATGCAACCAACACAACTCGGGAAAGACGGGACCTGATCTTAAATTTTGCtaaggaaaatgctttcaagGTAATGCTGCTGCATTTAATTTGTGCTTGGGAtcacagtgctggagctgttCTTGACTTCTGATTAAAACCAGAGCTCTCAGTCCTCTGAAACATGTTTCACTGCCTCCTTCACAGGTGTTCTTTGTGGAATCCGTGTGTGATGATCCGGAGGTCATCGCTGCCAACATCCTGGTGCGTGGCCAAGCTCTGTGCCATGGAGCTGTGTGCTATGCAAGgtcaccagctctgctcacagcactgctggtggaTTACTGACATTAGGgatgtgctcagtgcagggggGTCGGGATCCTGCTCAGACCACTGCTGATGGTCGCAGGCGTTCTCTCTGCTGTAGGTGCCAGATGGGGGCTGAAGCTCTGTGTGTCACCTTGCTGCTCCTGCaaggagggctgggggctgaATGGTGCTTCCCCGTAGTGCTCTTACATCTCAGCTTGTAAATACTATTGAAGATTTATGGGTTATAAAAGCTGAAGGCGCAGTTGTTGAAGTTGAATGTGAGTTGAAGCCGAGCAGTGTTTGACCTTGAACATGGGATGACAGgcagctgtgtctgtgctggggCCAAGCACTGCAGTGTGCCTCCCTATTGCCTTTTGTTGCCTTGCCAGGAGCAGGTTTTTCCACCGGACAGCACTAAACAATGCTGTCTTGTTTCAGAAGGGAAGGATGATGAtgttcagtgctgcttttgctCCGTGTCGTGTTTGCTCAGCTTTCCCCACGTGTTGCTTTCTTCTTGGCAGGAGGTGAAGGTCTCCAGCCCCGATTACCCCGAAAGAAACAGGGAGAACGTGATGGATGATTTCCTGAAGAGGATCGAGTGCTACAAGGTCACGTACCAACCCCTCGATCCTGATGAGTACGACAAGTAAGCAGCGAGCCCGGGCTGTGCTCTGTCCctgagctgctttgctttgctgctttgtgttCTGTGCCCGAAGACGTGCAGTGCTTGTGCTGGAGCACTCCCAAAGCTGAGATTTGCTCGTGCGAAGGCGATGCCCTCGGTTTGCAGTGGATTTGAATGCGATGCTCCCTGTGCAAGCACGGTGTGTCCTGTGTCCCCGCAGTAGTGCTGATGCCTTTAACTCAGGGCAGAGAGCTGGGGGACGCCTGCACGTGTGTCAGTTGTCAAACCCGGCGTGTGGGTGTTCTTATTTTATGTTGACTCCAGAGATCTTTCCTTCATTAAAGTGATCAATGTGGGACAGCGGTTCCTAGTGAACAGAGTCCAAGATTACATCCAGAGCAAAATCGTCTATTACCTAATGAACATCCACGTGCAGCCACGCACCATCTACCTCTGTCGGCACGGCGAGAGTGAGTATAACCTCCTTGGCAAGATTGGAGGGGACTCCGGGCTGTCACCACGCGGCAAGCAGGTGTGGTTCTGCAGCACCCAGATGGCTGCACTGCAGAGTGTCAGAGCCCACACTGCACCCATGCCAAGGGCGTGTGGGGGAGCAGCTGcccagtgcagctgctgagctcctctgcCCTCTCCCAGTTTGCACAGGCGCTGAAGAAGTTCATTGAGGAGCAGGAGATCGTGGAGCTGAAGGTGTGGACCAGCCAGCTGAAACGCACCATCCAGACGGCTGAGTCGCTGGGGGTCACCTATGAGCAGTGGAAGATCCTCAACGAGATTGATGCTGTGAGTGGGGCACGGTGGAGCCTTCTGCTTCTCTAGgtggaaaataattaaattggGCATAGAAGGGTTTCCTGACCATCGCTTAAGTCTTCCAGCCGTGGCTGTGCATAACGCCCTCCACCCCCATCAGGAGGTTTGGGGTCGCTCACTAGGATTGAAAGCGCCTGGGACTGTCAGAgcttgcacagcagcaggccTTGCACTCCAGCTGGTGTTGGGAAAGAGTGACACTGAGCATCCCACGCACTGCTGGAGAGTGTGCAATGCCTTGCTGGTGGGCAAAGGTTGGCACTCTCACTCTGTTCTTTTGGGCCTAAGAAACGCTGGTGCTGTGCTTGTGTTTGTGTACTGAATTGCTGTGCATCTGCTGAAGTGATGCTGCACAGAGTTGTGCTTCCTGCAGGGGGTGTGCGAAGAAATGACGTATGCAGAGATTGAAGCCAAATACCCCGACGAGTTTGCCTTGAGGGATCAGGAGAAATACCTCTATCGCTATCCTGGAGGAGAGGTGAGAGTGCTTAAGGAAAGCAGAGTGCAGTATGCATTGGGCAATGTGTGATGAGTAGAATGGAGGGGCTTTGCTTGGTTTCAGCTCTCTGACCCCAGTATTTCCATGAGAAATCAAAAGCCTTAAGAAACCCATCTCTCTCttagaggaaaggaaagctgcTCGCTGTTCCAGCAGTGTGTGAAGCAGGTTCATTGTGCTGCTCTCCTTTGGCTGAAGCTGAGTTATCCCTATGGAAAATCACCCCGGGAGAGCAAATGGCCGTGGGTGGAGATGGAGTCACTTCTGGTTTTGCTTCACAGCCATATTTAAATGTATAATTTagtggtttattttcttttcaaattgcACTTGCTAAGAGTTATCACTAATCTGAACTTCCTGTAATCTGAGGGTTGCTGCCATCCAATTCCACCCAGAGctgtttccttattttcccctcTATTTACTCCATCGCTTCTGCAGTTTGATGCTTTAACCGATGCTTTCCTGAAGGCGAAGCTGCCTTAATTGCTACTTCTGCTCTAAGTCTGTttataaaagaggaaaaaaaaaaacccttgcaAAATTCCTGTTTTGGT
Above is a window of Gallus gallus isolate bGalGal1 chromosome 26, bGalGal1.mat.broiler.GRCg7b, whole genome shotgun sequence DNA encoding:
- the PFKFB2 gene encoding 6-phosphofructo-2-kinase/fructose-2,6-bisphosphatase 2 isoform X2, with product MAAAYRHGGSAPRGRAGAQRGGEKKCSWASYMTNSPTLIVMIGLPARGKTYVSKKLTRYLNWIGVPTRVFNLGVYRREAVKSYKSYDFFRHDNKEAMEIRKRCALVALQDVKAYLLEECGQIAVFDATNTTRERRDLILNFAKENAFKVFFVESVCDDPEVIAANILEVKVSSPDYPERNRENVMDDFLKRIECYKVTYQPLDPDEYDKDLSFIKVINVGQRFLVNRVQDYIQSKIVYYLMNIHVQPRTIYLCRHGESEYNLLGKIGGDSGLSPRGKQFAQALKKFIEEQEIVELKVWTSQLKRTIQTAESLGVTYEQWKILNEIDAGVCEEMTYAEIEAKYPDEFALRDQEKYLYRYPGGESYQDLVQRLEPVIMELERQGNVLVISHQAVMRCLLAYFLDKSADELPYLRCPLHAILKLTPVAYGCKVETITLNVEAVNTHRDKPSLNSSLLPTSQSPGRMRRSSLTPLASTATEQRPRHHSVGSGPTDLQVRGAAAQPRLQATVQPQVGNACLGWLA
- the PFKFB2 gene encoding 6-phosphofructo-2-kinase/fructose-2,6-bisphosphatase 2 isoform X3; the encoded protein is MAAAYRHGGSAPRGRAGAQRGGEKKCSWASYMTNSPTLIVMIGLPARGKTYVSKKLTRYLNWIGVPTRVFNLGVYRREAVKSYKSYDFFRHDNKEAMEIRKRCALVALQDVKAYLLEECGQIAVFDATNTTRERRDLILNFAKENAFKVFFVESVCDDPEVIAANILEVKVSSPDYPERNRENVMDDFLKRIECYKVTYQPLDPDEYDKDLSFIKVINVGQRFLVNRVQDYIQSKIVYYLMNIHVQPRTIYLCRHGESEYNLLGKIGGDSGLSPRGKQFAQALKKFIEEQEIVELKVWTSQLKRTIQTAESLGVTYEQWKILNEIDAGVCEEMTYAEIEAKYPDEFALRDQEKYLYRYPGGESYQDLVQRLEPVIMELERQGNVLVISHQAVMRCLLAYFLDKSADELPYLRCPLHAILKLTPVAYGCKVETITLNVEAVNTHRDKPSLNSSLLPTSQSPGRMRRSSLTPLASTATEQRPRHHSVGSGPTDLQVRGAAAQPRLQATVQPQVGNACL
- the PFKFB2 gene encoding 6-phosphofructo-2-kinase/fructose-2,6-bisphosphatase 2 isoform X4, whose amino-acid sequence is MAAAYRHGGSAPRGRAGAQRGGEKKCSWASYMTNSPTLIVMIGLPARGKTYVSKKLTRYLNWIGVPTRVFNLGVYRREAVKSYKSYDFFRHDNKEAMEIRKRCALVALQDVKAYLLEECGQIAVFDATNTTRERRDLILNFAKENAFKVFFVESVCDDPEVIAANILEVKVSSPDYPERNRENVMDDFLKRIECYKVTYQPLDPDEYDKDLSFIKVINVGQRFLVNRVQDYIQSKIVYYLMNIHVQPRTIYLCRHGESEYNLLGKIGGDSGLSPRGKQFAQALKKFIEEQEIVELKVWTSQLKRTIQTAESLGVTYEQWKILNEIDAGVCEEMTYAEIEAKYPDEFALRDQEKYLYRYPGGESYQDLVQRLEPVIMELERQGNVLVISHQAVMRCLLAYFLDKSADELPYLRCPLHAILKLTPVAYGCKVETITLNVEAVNTHRDKPSLNSSLLPTSQSPGRMRRSSLTPLASTATEQRPRHHSVGSGPTDLQVRGAAAQPRLQATVQRLAGLEV
- the PFKFB2 gene encoding 6-phosphofructo-2-kinase/fructose-2,6-bisphosphatase 2 isoform X10, with amino-acid sequence MAAAYRHGGSAPRGRAGAQRGGEKKCSWASYMTNSPTLIVMIGLPARGKTYVSKKLTRYLNWIGVPTRVFNLGVYRREAVKSYKSYDFFRHDNKEAMEIRKRCALVALQDVKAYLLEECGQIAVFDATNTTRERRDLILNFAKENAFKVFFVESVCDDPEVIAANILEVKVSSPDYPERNRENVMDDFLKRIECYKVTYQPLDPDEYDKDLSFIKVINVGQRFLVNRVQDYIQSKIVYYLMNIHVQPRTIYLCRHGESEYNLLGKIGGDSGLSPRGKQFAQALKKFIEEQEIVELKVWTSQLKRTIQTAESLGVTYEQWKILNEIDAGVCEEMTYAEIEAKYPDEFALRDQEKYLYRYPGGESYQDLVQRLEPVIMELERQGNVLVISHQAVMRCLLAYFLDKSADELPYLRCPLHAILKLTPVAYGCKVETITLNVEAVNTHRDKPSLNSPQVGNACL
- the PFKFB2 gene encoding 6-phosphofructo-2-kinase/fructose-2,6-bisphosphatase 2 isoform X8, giving the protein MAAAYRHGGSAPRGRAGAQRGGEKKCSWASYMTNSPTLIVMIGLPARGKTYVSKKLTRYLNWIGVPTRVFNLGVYRREAVKSYKSYDFFRHDNKEAMEIRKRCALVALQDVKAYLLEECGQIAVFDATNTTRERRDLILNFAKENAFKVFFVESVCDDPEVIAANILEVKVSSPDYPERNRENVMDDFLKRIECYKVTYQPLDPDEYDKDLSFIKVINVGQRFLVNRVQDYIQSKIVYYLMNIHVQPRTIYLCRHGESEYNLLGKIGGDSGLSPRGKQFAQALKKFIEEQEIVELKVWTSQLKRTIQTAESLGVTYEQWKILNEIDAGVCEEMTYAEIEAKYPDEFALRDQEKYLYRYPGGESYQDLVQRLEPVIMELERQGNVLVISHQAVMRCLLAYFLDKSADELPYLRCPLHAILKLTPVAYGCKVETITLNVEAVNTHRDKPSLNSSLLPTSQSPGRMRRSSLTPLASTATEQRPRHHSVGSGPTDLQRLAGLEV
- the PFKFB2 gene encoding 6-phosphofructo-2-kinase/fructose-2,6-bisphosphatase 2 isoform X6, which encodes MAAAYRHGGSAPRGRAGAQRGGEKKCSWASYMTNSPTLIVMIGLPARGKTYVSKKLTRYLNWIGVPTRVFNLGVYRREAVKSYKSYDFFRHDNKEAMEIRKRCALVALQDVKAYLLEECGQIAVFDATNTTRERRDLILNFAKENAFKVFFVESVCDDPEVIAANILEVKVSSPDYPERNRENVMDDFLKRIECYKVTYQPLDPDEYDKDLSFIKVINVGQRFLVNRVQDYIQSKIVYYLMNIHVQPRTIYLCRHGESEYNLLGKIGGDSGLSPRGKQFAQALKKFIEEQEIVELKVWTSQLKRTIQTAESLGVTYEQWKILNEIDAGVCEEMTYAEIEAKYPDEFALRDQEKYLYRYPGGESYQDLVQRLEPVIMELERQGNVLVISHQAVMRCLLAYFLDKSADELPYLRCPLHAILKLTPVAYGCKVETITLNVEAVNTHRDKPSLNSSLLPTSQSPGRMRRSSLTPLASTATEQRPRHHSVGSGPTDLQPQVGNACLGWLA
- the PFKFB2 gene encoding 6-phosphofructo-2-kinase/fructose-2,6-bisphosphatase 2 isoform X1; translated protein: MAAAYRHGGSAPRGRAGAQRGGEKKCSWASYMTNSPTLIVMIGLPARGKTYVSKKLTRYLNWIGVPTRVFNLGVYRREAVKSYKSYDFFRHDNKEAMEIRKRCALVALQDVKAYLLEECGQIAVFDATNTTRERRDLILNFAKENAFKVFFVESVCDDPEVIAANILEVKVSSPDYPERNRENVMDDFLKRIECYKVTYQPLDPDEYDKDLSFIKVINVGQRFLVNRVQDYIQSKIVYYLMNIHVQPRTIYLCRHGESEYNLLGKIGGDSGLSPRGKQFAQALKKFIEEQEIVELKVWTSQLKRTIQTAESLGVTYEQWKILNEIDAGVCEEMTYAEIEAKYPDEFALRDQEKYLYRYPGGESYQDLVQRLEPVIMELERQGNVLVISHQAVMRCLLAYFLDKSADELPYLRCPLHAILKLTPVAYGCKVETITLNVEAVNTHRDKPSLNSSLLPTSQSPGRMRRSSLTPLASTATEQRPRHHSVGSGPTDLQVRASSGKCLPVSTAESSLCAFCCALRLAGLEV
- the PFKFB2 gene encoding 6-phosphofructo-2-kinase/fructose-2,6-bisphosphatase 2 isoform X9, with product MAAAYRHGGSAPRGRAGAQRGGEKKCSWASYMTNSPTLIVMIGLPARGKTYVSKKLTRYLNWIGVPTRVFNLGVYRREAVKSYKSYDFFRHDNKEAMEIRKRCALVALQDVKAYLLEECGQIAVFDATNTTRERRDLILNFAKENAFKVFFVESVCDDPEVIAANILEVKVSSPDYPERNRENVMDDFLKRIECYKVTYQPLDPDEYDKDLSFIKVINVGQRFLVNRVQDYIQSKIVYYLMNIHVQPRTIYLCRHGESEYNLLGKIGGDSGLSPRGKQFAQALKKFIEEQEIVELKVWTSQLKRTIQTAESLGVTYEQWKILNEIDAGVCEEMTYAEIEAKYPDEFALRDQEKYLYRYPGGESYQDLVQRLEPVIMELERQGNVLVISHQAVMRCLLAYFLDKSADELPYLRCPLHAILKLTPVAYGCKVETITLNVEAVNTHRDKPSLNSPQVGNACLGWLA
- the PFKFB2 gene encoding 6-phosphofructo-2-kinase/fructose-2,6-bisphosphatase 2 isoform X11; the protein is MAAAYRHGGSAPRGRAGAQRGGEKKCSWASYMTNSPTLIVMIGLPARGKTYVSKKLTRYLNWIGVPTRVFNLGVYRREAVKSYKSYDFFRHDNKEAMEIRKRCALVALQDVKAYLLEECGQIAVFDATNTTRERRDLILNFAKENAFKVFFVESVCDDPEVIAANILEVKVSSPDYPERNRENVMDDFLKRIECYKVTYQPLDPDEYDKDLSFIKVINVGQRFLVNRVQDYIQSKIVYYLMNIHVQPRTIYLCRHGESEYNLLGKIGGDSGLSPRGKQFAQALKKFIEEQEIVELKVWTSQLKRTIQTAESLGVTYEQWKILNEIDAGVCEEMTYAEIEAKYPDEFALRDQEKYLYRYPGGESYQDLVQRLEPVIMELERQGNVLVISHQAVMRCLLAYFLDKSADELPYLRCPLHAILKLTPVAYGCKVETITLNVEAVNTHRDKPSLNSRLAGLEV
- the PFKFB2 gene encoding 6-phosphofructo-2-kinase/fructose-2,6-bisphosphatase 2 isoform X5 yields the protein MAAAYRHGGSAPRGRAGAQRGGEKKCSWASYMTNSPTLIVMIGLPARGKTYVSKKLTRYLNWIGVPTRVFNLGVYRREAVKSYKSYDFFRHDNKEAMEIRKRCALVALQDVKAYLLEECGQIAVFDATNTTRERRDLILNFAKENAFKVFFVESVCDDPEVIAANILEVKVSSPDYPERNRENVMDDFLKRIECYKVTYQPLDPDEYDKDLSFIKVINVGQRFLVNRVQDYIQSKIVYYLMNIHVQPRTIYLCRHGESEYNLLGKIGGDSGLSPRGKQFAQALKKFIEEQEIVELKVWTSQLKRTIQTAESLGVTYEQWKILNEIDAGVCEEMTYAEIEAKYPDEFALRDQEKYLYRYPGGESYQDLVQRLEPVIMELERQGNVLVISHQAVMRCLLAYFLDKSADELPYLRCPLHAILKLTPVAYGCKVETITLNVEAVNTHRDKPSLNSSLLPTSQSPGRMRRSSLTPLASTATEQRPRHHSVGSGPTDLQVRASSGKCLPRLAGLEV